In one window of Musa acuminata AAA Group cultivar baxijiao chromosome BXJ3-2, Cavendish_Baxijiao_AAA, whole genome shotgun sequence DNA:
- the LOC135631012 gene encoding GDSL esterase/lipase At5g55050-like, translating into MAKKTTTFLLLNLFLAALSTLTTAAVSPAVFVFGDSTVDVGNNNFLPSDAPKVNFPPWGIDYPGRTPTGRFTNGFNYADYVAKAVGLAMSPPPFLSLSNGNQMLRGVNFASGGAGILDTTGGDVIAMATQIEDFEQVAANHTERLGNKSAAVFLEKSLVHLIVGSNDIYPLYSLLSPGNSTQKDEVVVLLLDKFKHQIERLYDLGARKFAVLGVPPIGCVPMVRVAISSYGCNEDLNDLCLRFKTATKALLKDLSMSLKGFQYSFGDLYEMFTQIFSDPQKYGFTEIKAACCGGGRLNAESACLPNSTYCSNRSQYAFWDRSHPTQALHKTMAQLALYGPPLFANPVNIHQLVKS; encoded by the exons ATGGCGAAGAAGACGACCACCttcctcctcctcaacttgttctTGGCTGCTCTCTCCACGCTAACGACAGCTGCAGTTTCACCTGCGGTCTTTGTGTTCGGAGACTCCACCGTCGACGTCGGGAACAACAACTTCTTGCCCAGCGATGCACCGAAGGTCAACTTCCCTCCCTGGGGAATCGATTACCCTGGACGAACTCCCACCGGGAGGTTCACCAATGGCTTCAACTACGCCGATTACGTCG CCAAAGCAGTAGGCTTAGCGATGAGCCCGCCACCTTTCCTTTCTCTTTCCAATGGGAATCAGATGCTGAGAGGAGTAAACTTCGCATCTGGTGGGGCAGGGATTCTCGATACCACA GGCGGAGATGTGATCGCCATGGCGACACAGATTGAAGACTTCGAGCAGGTTGCGGCGAACCACACGGAAAGATTAGGGAATAAGTCTGCTGCTGTCTTCCTGGAGAAGTCTCTCGTTCACTTGATCGTTGGGAGCAATGACATCTACCCGCTGTATTCTCTTCTCAGTCCAGGAAACAGCACTCAGAAGGATGAAGTCGTCGTTCTTCTACTCGACAAGTTCAAGCATCAAATAGAG AGGCTATATGATCTCGGAGCACGAAAATTTGCAGTCCTGGGTGTTCCACCGATTGGGTGTGTTCCGATGGTCAGAGTCGCAATTTCTTCGTATGGCTGCAACGAAGATTTAAATGATCTTTGTCTACGCTTCAAGACTGCCACAAAGGCTCTCCTGAAGGACCTCAGCATGTCATTGAAGGGATTCCAGTACTCGTTCGGAGACTTATATGAAATGTTCACCCAAATCTTCTCTGATCCCCAAAAATATG GGTTTACAGAGATCAAAGCTGCGTGCTGTGGAGGTGGGAGGTTGAACGCCGAGTCTGCCTGCCTGCCGAACTCCACATACTGCAGCAACCGTAGCCAATACGCCTTCTGGGACCGGAGTCACCCCACCCAAGCTTTGCACAAAACGATGGCTCAGCTGGCACTCTATGGACCGCCATTGTTCGCCAACCCCGTCAACATTCATCAGTTGGTGAAGAGTTAG